The window GCAGCGCCATCATTGCGTTGAGGGTATCGGCAATCAGCCAGGCGACGTCGAGTTCACGCGTTGCACCGATCGGAATGGCCAAAACCCAGATGATCCGGAAAATGGGCACGGATTTTACACCGAACAGGTACTCTGTGCATTTCTCTCCATAAAAAGACCAGCCAATAATGGTGGTGAAGGCAAAAATCGCCAGCCCGAGGGTCACAATATAGTTACCAACGCCGGGCAGGCCGAGGGCAAAAGCCGCAGATGTGAGGTTGGCGCCACTTAAGCCTTTGCCGGGGATACACTCGGCCACGTCCGGCGGGCACAGCTGCCAGGCACCGGAGGCGACAATCACCAGCCCGGTGATGGTGCAGATAATGATGGTGTCGATAAAGGTACCCAGCATGGCAATGCTGCCCTGACGCACCGGATTGTCAGTCTGGGCGGCGGCGTGGGCAATCGGCGCACTGCCCAGACCGGCTTCGTTCGAGAAGACGCCGCGGGCCACACCAAAGCGGATGGCAGCCCAGACGGCTGCCCCGGCAAAGCCACCCACTGCAGCGGTCGGGTTAAAGGCGTGATGGATAATCAGTTCAACGGCCTGCGGAACGCGATCAGCGAAGATCACCAGCAGCACCAGGCCGCCGAGAATGTAGGCAATCGCCATAAAAGGAACGAGCTTACCGGCCACTTCGGAGATACGGCGGATACCGCCCAGCAGCACCAGACCAACCAGAACGGCAATGGCAACGCCGGTTACCCACTCAGGAATACCAAAGCCACCATGCAGAGCGTCGGCCACGGAATTGGCCTGGACGCCATTACCAATACCGAAGCCCGCCAGCATGCCGAAGAAAGCAAACAGCAGAGCCATCCAGCGGAATTTCGGGCCAAGGCCATTACGGATGTAGTACATCGGGCCGCCAACATACTGGCCTTTCTCATTGCGCTCGCGGTAATGAACAGCGAGCACGGCTTCGGCGTATTTAGTGGCCATACCCAGCAGGGCGATCAGCCACATCCAGAACAGTGCTCCCGGCCCACCGGAAGCAATCGCGGTGGCAACACCGGCGATATTACCGGTGCCTATGGTGGCTGACAGCGAGGTCATCAGGGCGTTAAATCCGGAGATTTCGCCCTGACCCTTGCCTTCGCGGTTCACCCAGAGATAAACAAAACCGCGTTTGATATTACGGATAGGGTAGGCTTTCAGGCCGATGGTCAGATACAGGCCGGTGATACTGATCAGAAACAGCATGGGCGCACCCCAGGCCCAGCCATTTATCGTCTTAATAAACTCCAGCATGCGGCTCTCTCTTTATTGTCATTTTATGTCAGTGGCCACTATAAAGGTTGTGGCTGAAGCTGCCAAACTGACGGCGACCTTAAAACCGGCTAAGGTGTCGACTTTGTTCACCCGCTCTGCACAATGCAGTGCTCAGCACTACAGACCATGAGCCTCAGATATTCAGGGGAAGAGCACAGATATGCACATCATTGATGGCCGGCTGGATATAGCCCACTGGTGTCCGTCGCCGAACTTTGGCCCGCGCCCGCCGGGTAATGAGGGTGAAGTTAACCTGGTGGTTATTCATAACATCAGTCTGCCACCAGGGCAGTTTGGCGGCGGTTATGTGCAGCTTTTTTTTCAGAATGCGCTACCGGTGGATGAACATCCGTACTTTACCGAAATCGCTGCGCTGCAGGTGTCCAGCCATTTACTGATAGAGCGTGACGGGGCGGTAACCCAGTTTGTGAATTTTAATGACAGGGCATGGCATGCCGGCCGTTCAGTTTATAACGGCAGGGAAGACTGCAACGACTATTCTGTAGGTATTGAGCTGGAAGGCACGGACAGCGAAGCCTACAGTGCGGTGCAATACGCTACGCTGATTGCGGTTATCCGGGCGCTGCAACAGGCTTATCCGGCGATAGGGATGCGCATTACCGGCCATGAGCATATTGCGCCGGGGCGGAAAACCGATCCGGGCCCGGCTTTTGACTGGCAATATCTGCAGCACACCCTGGCACAGTCGGGAAACTGAGGAATCTTGAGGGATTGTTATGAAATTTCTGATCGTTTTTATCGCGCTGGTGCTGCAATCGCAATTACCCTTGCCGCAGCGCAGCACCCGCAGCCGCACCTTTGCGCGCTGGCTCAGCCTGTGGTTGCCGCGCAGTTTTTTTCCACGGATTCCGCGCCACGTAAAATACGCCCTGATCGTGGTGCTGCCGGCATTGCTGCTTGCCTCTGGCTTCTGGTATCTGGAGCAGTATGCCTGGGGCTTAATCAGCTTTGCGCTGGAAATACTGTTGTTGCTGTATGTGCTGTCACACATTGGTATTGAGCGGCACCTGCAGGAGTATCGTGAAGATTTGCAGCAGGGCGATACTCAGGGCGCTTATCACTGTGCGGAAAAATTTCTCGCGGTGCCGGAAGTCAGCGTGACGGAAGATA of the Thalassolituus hydrocarboniclasticus genome contains:
- a CDS encoding alanine/glycine:cation symporter family protein, whose amino-acid sequence is MLEFIKTINGWAWGAPMLFLISITGLYLTIGLKAYPIRNIKRGFVYLWVNREGKGQGEISGFNALMTSLSATIGTGNIAGVATAIASGGPGALFWMWLIALLGMATKYAEAVLAVHYRERNEKGQYVGGPMYYIRNGLGPKFRWMALLFAFFGMLAGFGIGNGVQANSVADALHGGFGIPEWVTGVAIAVLVGLVLLGGIRRISEVAGKLVPFMAIAYILGGLVLLVIFADRVPQAVELIIHHAFNPTAAVGGFAGAAVWAAIRFGVARGVFSNEAGLGSAPIAHAAAQTDNPVRQGSIAMLGTFIDTIIICTITGLVIVASGAWQLCPPDVAECIPGKGLSGANLTSAAFALGLPGVGNYIVTLGLAIFAFTTIIGWSFYGEKCTEYLFGVKSVPIFRIIWVLAIPIGATRELDVAWLIADTLNAMMALPNLVALLLLSPVVFKLTKSFLNHGSEPASK
- the ampD gene encoding 1,6-anhydro-N-acetylmuramyl-L-alanine amidase AmpD, whose translation is MHIIDGRLDIAHWCPSPNFGPRPPGNEGEVNLVVIHNISLPPGQFGGGYVQLFFQNALPVDEHPYFTEIAALQVSSHLLIERDGAVTQFVNFNDRAWHAGRSVYNGREDCNDYSVGIELEGTDSEAYSAVQYATLIAVIRALQQAYPAIGMRITGHEHIAPGRKTDPGPAFDWQYLQHTLAQSGN